One stretch of candidate division WOR-3 bacterium DNA includes these proteins:
- a CDS encoding metallophosphoesterase translates to MISADWHIKKNNRIFAHNPEIVNDLAIAIDFVSDFIFENKIDAVLLAGDVFDQSFVTSYSIDLIKKFIHACKSKDTKIFFIQGQHDKSEIPLLLAIDDYCQYVHNKSFSINNLKFFGWDFEVNPEQIGKKEHILFTHLTFKELTNFLFGNATLEQSLSDIVISGDFHGFRFLQNKDKILLSPGPLVFQKLNQTDQKVIVLVDSSLHIQSVPVPQREIHIREITNKGDFDDLLRFCENYQYNYNLPQDIRRPILVLNYNPEIVTEEKLQFVKEKFILFLNIMTSNNNEFLIPKLDISSSFDVNSLIFQIVDRLETKVEIKKLLLDYIANEDLTVFERYLEEGYVQIEKSDNKKPLSV, encoded by the coding sequence TTGATCTCAGCGGACTGGCATATCAAGAAGAACAATAGGATCTTTGCACACAATCCGGAGATTGTTAATGACCTTGCTATAGCCATAGACTTTGTCTCAGATTTTATTTTCGAAAATAAAATTGATGCCGTCCTCCTTGCGGGGGACGTCTTCGATCAATCTTTTGTAACATCCTATAGTATCGATTTAATTAAAAAGTTTATTCATGCATGCAAATCAAAAGACACAAAAATATTTTTCATCCAAGGACAGCATGATAAAAGTGAAATTCCTCTCCTTTTGGCTATTGACGATTATTGTCAATATGTACACAATAAATCCTTTTCCATAAATAACCTCAAATTCTTTGGATGGGATTTCGAAGTCAATCCTGAACAAATTGGAAAGAAGGAGCACATTCTATTTACACATCTTACTTTTAAGGAACTGACAAACTTCCTCTTTGGAAATGCAACCTTAGAACAGAGCCTCTCGGATATAGTCATTTCAGGCGATTTTCATGGATTTCGCTTTCTACAGAATAAAGACAAAATCCTTCTTTCTCCCGGACCACTTGTCTTTCAAAAGCTCAATCAAACAGATCAAAAGGTTATTGTCCTTGTAGACTCTAGCCTCCATATCCAATCAGTACCCGTTCCTCAAAGGGAGATTCATATAAGGGAAATTACAAATAAAGGAGATTTTGACGATCTACTGCGATTCTGTGAAAACTATCAATACAACTATAATCTCCCGCAAGATATCAGAAGGCCAATCCTCGTTTTGAATTACAATCCAGAAATTGTCACAGAAGAGAAGCTGCAATTTGTAAAAGAAAAATTTATACTGTTTCTTAATATTATGACAAGCAATAATAATGAATTTCTCATCCCCAAATTGGATATTTCCAGTAGTTTCGATGTTAATTCACTTATATTTCAGATTGTCGATCGTCTCGAGACAAAAGTTGAGATCAAGAAGTTGCTCCTGGATTATATCGCAAATGAGGATTTGACTGTCTTTGAGAGATATCTGGAGGAGGGCTATGTTCAAATTGAAAAGTCTGACAATAAGAAACCTCTTTCAGTATAA
- a CDS encoding phage terminase large subunit family protein — translation MARFLPNLDLIIKECKSTNNLEPLLPILLWLNGKPYNLDDYYVFKPIFRIQSPHKIVLKSGRQVGKSTSLAALSIIRSIAIPYHKIMFITPLRDQARNISDSYVKNFLVGSPIGRYFINDNRTKSSTFYKEFATHSRIAFRYAQISADRIRSYSNDVIIIDELQNFDHDFLPIVESTMSASTWRLKYFAGTPLDFENSLQYEWEDTCQYEWGIKCTHCGYWNIACIEEDLEKMIGPFREDISEEKPATICAKCAKIIYPRTGQWIAKRKELVNYSEGYHIPQIIMPLHYADVSRWYELLEKKQKWQRQKFYNEVLGEACDEGIVLVREEDIKKAGALEDFSIDFCLWKKETNQYSTTILAIDWGGGGETTESYTCIAFLGLTPFGVIEVPWAIKFVNVCDPFEEANEICRYYQMLSPDFIVHDYTGGIGNLRENILVDKGISVTSIVPVYIQGSTTNYVVTVVDIPSRARKHYRIDKTKAMQIVVGAMRAGFLKFFSYQKDYNQQKLLHDFLNIIEERKVTVGGRETYRITKKKKTSDDFAMTTMIGSCILWYMFEAWPVFS, via the coding sequence ATGGCACGATTCCTCCCTAATTTGGATCTCATTATCAAAGAATGCAAATCCACCAATAACCTTGAACCTCTTCTCCCAATTCTCCTATGGTTAAATGGCAAACCCTATAATCTGGATGATTATTATGTCTTTAAGCCTATTTTTCGAATTCAGTCTCCGCACAAAATAGTTTTAAAATCCGGCCGACAAGTAGGCAAATCTACAAGTCTTGCCGCTTTGAGTATTATTCGATCTATCGCTATCCCTTATCATAAGATAATGTTCATCACTCCTCTAAGAGATCAGGCAAGAAATATTAGTGATTCTTATGTTAAAAATTTTCTTGTCGGCTCTCCGATTGGAAGATATTTCATCAATGACAATAGGACGAAGAGTTCAACATTCTATAAAGAATTTGCTACGCACTCGAGGATTGCTTTTCGCTATGCGCAGATCAGTGCTGACCGAATCCGTTCGTATTCCAATGATGTGATAATCATCGATGAGTTACAAAATTTCGATCACGATTTCTTACCAATCGTCGAATCTACAATGTCTGCTTCCACGTGGAGATTGAAATATTTTGCTGGTACACCGCTTGATTTTGAAAATTCACTTCAATATGAATGGGAGGATACCTGTCAATACGAATGGGGGATCAAATGCACGCATTGTGGCTATTGGAATATAGCTTGCATTGAAGAAGACCTGGAAAAGATGATTGGTCCCTTCCGAGAAGATATTTCTGAAGAGAAGCCAGCCACAATATGTGCAAAATGCGCTAAAATTATTTATCCCCGTACCGGACAATGGATAGCTAAAAGAAAAGAGCTTGTCAATTATTCCGAGGGATATCATATCCCTCAAATAATTATGCCGCTACACTATGCGGATGTTTCGAGATGGTATGAACTGCTGGAAAAGAAACAGAAATGGCAGAGACAAAAATTTTACAATGAAGTCCTAGGAGAAGCATGTGACGAGGGTATCGTGTTGGTAAGAGAAGAAGATATCAAAAAAGCTGGGGCTTTGGAGGACTTTTCAATCGATTTCTGTCTTTGGAAGAAAGAGACGAATCAATATAGTACTACAATATTAGCCATTGACTGGGGTGGTGGCGGAGAGACGACTGAAAGTTACACTTGCATTGCCTTTTTAGGGCTTACACCGTTTGGAGTAATAGAGGTCCCTTGGGCGATTAAGTTCGTCAATGTGTGCGATCCATTTGAAGAGGCAAATGAAATTTGTCGTTATTATCAGATGTTAAGTCCCGATTTTATCGTCCATGACTATACAGGCGGTATCGGAAACTTAAGAGAGAATATCCTTGTCGATAAAGGGATTTCAGTAACTTCCATCGTCCCAGTCTATATCCAAGGAAGCACAACAAACTATGTAGTTACTGTAGTCGATATCCCCTCAAGGGCACGAAAGCATTATAGGATCGATAAAACAAAGGCGATGCAAATTGTAGTTGGCGCGATGAGAGCGGGGTTCCTCAAATTCTTTTCCTATCAAAAGGACTATAATCAGCAAAAATTGCTTCATGATTTTCTCAATATTATCGAAGAGCGGAAAGTAACTGTCGGCGGTAGAGAGACTTATAGAATCACTAAGAAGAAAAAGACAAGTGACGACTTTGCAATGACGACTATGATTGGCAGCTGCATTTTGTGGTATATGTTCGAAGCATGGCCTGTATTTAGTTAA